Proteins encoded together in one Quercus lobata isolate SW786 chromosome 3, ValleyOak3.0 Primary Assembly, whole genome shotgun sequence window:
- the LOC115981291 gene encoding uncharacterized protein LOC115981291, translating into MEGGGQNAQLYLTLWKQTQKYHGTVNSIVLALCLFAVVDNTVAIWLNHGKDITNRRYANDEVLINPLTVSRLRLKWKFFAGKDISATPAVDSGVVYFPSWNGYLYAVNAFTGASIWKRNLSELAGLNGTGIVVNVTVSRSTTTIVNELLIVGIYGPAVVIALNRSNGKLVWSTQLDPRPRVLITVSGSNSLPGHVGAFYVGISSLEEALPAAQCCTFRGSLVKLDIRTGRVLWQTDMLPDNGGKLGDYAGAAIWGSSPSIDIIRRHVYVATGNLYTAPANVTECQEKQNNQTTPPTQPDQCIGPDIHFNSILALDMNSGKIIWSRQLGGYDIFYFSCLTPNNPDCPPGTNVAAEFGEAPMLLSILANGTIGDVVVAVQKSGFAWALDRNNGNIVWFKLARPGGEEGGSGQWGAATDGRRVYTNIANSNRQNFTLKPSNQTTTAGARVALDANSGEILWSTANRSNDTAQAPVSVANGVVFAGSVASNGPIYAMDANTGKILWSNNTGATVYGGISVSYGCIYLGNGYTVGLAKFHTTWTPGTSLYAFCVV; encoded by the exons ATGGAGGGTGGTGGGCAAAACGCTCAGTTGTATCTTACACTATGG AAACAGACCCAGAAATATCATGGCACCGTCAACAGCATTGTCCTGGCACTCTGCTTATTTGCAGTGGTGGATAACACAGTTGCAATT TGGCTCAATCATGGGAAAGATATTACTAATCGAAGGTACGCGAATGATGAAGTGCTGATAAACCCATTGACAGTGTCAAGACTGAGGCTGAAATGGAAGTTCTTTGCTGGCAAAGACATATCTGCAACCCCAGCAGTAGACAGTGGAGTGGTCTATTTCCCATCATGGAATGGATATTTGTATGCTGTAAATGCTTTCACTGGTGCTTCAATTTGGAAGCGGAACCTTAGTGAATTAGCCGGACTAAATGGAACGGGAATTGTTGTGAATGTAACTGTGTCAAGATCAACAACAACGATAGTTAATGAACTCTTAATTGTTGGAATTTATGGACCTGCTGTTGTGATTGCTTTGAATCGATCAAACGGGAAGCTCGTTTGGTCGACTCAACTTGACCCTCGTCCTCGAGTGCTGATCACCGTGTCTGGATCGAACAGCCTTCCTGGG catgtcgg GGCATTCTATGTTGGGATTTCATCACTAGAAGAAGCATTACCAGCTGCTCAATGTTGCACATTCCGAGGCAGCTTGGTAAAGCTTGATATTCGAACCGGTAGAGTCCTTTGGCAGACTGATATGCTTCCTGACAATGGTGGCAAATTAGGAGATTACGCGGGTGCTGCTATATGGGGAAGTAGCCCTTCCATTGACATAATCAGGAGACATGTTTATGTAGCAACTGGGAACCTGTACACAGCTCCAGCCAATGTGACAGAATGTCAAGAAAAGCAGAACAATCAGACAACACCACCTACTCAACCTGATCAGTGCATTGGGCCAGACATccatttcaattcaattttgGCCTTGGACATGAACTCTGGGAAGATCATATGGTCAAGGCAATTGGGTGGCTATGACAtattctatttttcttgtttaacACCTAATAACCCTGATTGTCCACCAGGGACTAATGTCGCTGCAGAATTTGGTGAGGCTCCAATGCTGCTAAGCATATTAGCTAATGGAACAATAGGTGATGTAGTGGTAGCCGTGCAGAAAAGTGGGTTTGCTTGGGCTTTAGATCGTAACAATGGCAACATAGTTTGGTTCAAG TTGGCCAGACCGGGTGGAGAGGAGGGAGGATCAGGGCAATGGGGTGCAGCCACAGACGGAAGAAGAGTGTACACAAACATTGCCAACAGCAACCGACAGAACTTCACATTAAAACCATCAAACCAGACTACAACAGCAGGTGCAAGGGTGGCATTGGATGCAAATTCTGGTGAAATTTTGTGGTCCACAGCGAACCGTAGTAATGACACTGCCCAAGCACCTGTTTCGGTAGCCAATGGTGTTGTTTTTGCGGGGTCCGTTGCTTCTAATGGTCCTATATATGCCATGGATGCCAACACTGGGAAAATTCTATGGTCAAATAATACAGGTGCTACCGTTTATGGAGGTATATCAGTGAGCTATGGGTGCATTTACCTTGGAAATGGATATACAGTAGGCCTAGCAAAATTCCACACTACTTGGACTCCTGGAACTTCACTCTATGCTTTCTGCGTTGTGTGA
- the LOC115982886 gene encoding probable LRR receptor-like serine/threonine-protein kinase At1g14390 — MENFCVSFCFFFPSLIILAMLAPSSTAQLSPTENRTLFQIQKLLEYPEALQGWNNWTSFCYLPPSPSLTIVCTNNQITEFTVIGNKSSPSHSPKPASGKFTVSQQTLSETFSTDSLFTVLAKLSNLKVLSLVSLGLWGPLPAKINRLWSLEVINISSNFIYGEIPSSISTLKNLTSLVLADNLFNGSVPDLKSLVLLQELNLGGNNIGPEFPSLSNSLVSITLSNNSLKSEIPSEVKNFAKLQQFDISSNKFLGPIPPSLFSLPSIQYLSLAQNQLSGVLPMNISCNAELKFVDISQNLFIGKLPSCLGSNSSNRSVLYSWNCLSSSNYSKYQHPSVFCNKEALAVKPPNKSKEESKSNINLGLVLVIIGCVLAIAVVLGLLVLFIVRRAERNRSDDNIYNRSVAEKMSIRSTPRSYIDARRVAQTIRLAALGLPPYRVFTLEEIEDATNNFDPTNLIGEGSQGQLYKGRVRDGSVVLVKSLKLKQKHLSQSLMQHMDVLSKLRHRHLVSILGHCIVTYQDHPNTASTVFIVHEHVSNGSLRDYLNDWRKKDMLNWPQRMAITIGVARGVQFLHTGIAPGIFGNKLKIDNILLDDSLTAKISSYNIPMPFKLDSESPLGGQDNHLRAEIAEKEDIYQLGVILLQVITGKLITSASETNELKLELERGLTESKLRAATDPSIQGTFAYQSLKTTVEITINCLGKDPSKRPSIEDVLWNLQYSIQVQEGWNSSGNLSTQM; from the exons ATGGAGAATTTCTGTGTttctttctgtttcttttttccatCACTCATAATCCTTGCTATGCTTGCTCCTAGTTCAACTGCACAGTTAAGTCCAACTGAAAACAGAACTCTTTTCCAAATTCAAAAGCTTCTTGAATACCCTGAAGCTCTTCAGGGATGGAATAATTGGACCAGCTTTTGTTACCTCCCTCCCTCACCTTCTCTCACGATTGTATGCACAAACAATCAAATAACCGAGTTTACTGTCATTGGAAACAAAAGCTCCCCTTCTCATAGCCCAAAACCAGCTTCTGGGAAATTCACTGTTTCTCAGCAAACTCTATCTGAAACATTCTCCACTGATTCTTTGTTTACTGTTCTAGCAAAGCTTTCAAACTTGAAAGTGTTGTCACTTGTGTCCTTAGGATTGTGGGGTCCATTACCGGCCAAGATCAATCGGTTATGGTCACTTGAAGTGATAAATATTagctcaaattttatttatggaGAGATTCCTTCATCAATTAGTACTTTGAAGAATCTGACAAGTCTTGTTTTGGCTGATAATTTGTTCAACGGAAGTGTACCGGATCTTAAAAGTCTAGTACTTCTCCAAGAGCTGAATTTGGGGGGCAACAATATTGGACCTGAATTTCCCTCACTAAGCAACAGTCTTGTAAGTATAACATTGAGCAACAATTCTCTGAAATCTGAGATTCCTTCAGAAGTCAAGAACTTTGCCAAGCTGCAACAGTTTGACATCTCTTCAAACAAATTTCTTGGTCCAATCCCACCTTCTCTGTTCTCTCTGCCTTCAATTCAGTATCTTAGTTTGGCCCAAAACCAACTAAGTGGGGTTCTTCCTATGAATATATCATGCAATGCTGAGCTCAAGTTTGTAGACATTTCACAGAACCTATTCATAGGAAAATTGCCATCCTGTCTGGGATCAAACTCTTCAAACAGGTCAGTACTATATTCATGGAACTGTTTGTCAAGCAGTAATTACTCAAAGTATCAACATCCATCTGTGTTTTGCAACAAAGAAGCATTAGCTGTTAAGCCTCCAAACAAAAGCAAAGAGGAGTCCAAATCCAACATCAACTTGGGCCTCGTACTTGTTATCATTGGATGTGTGTTGGCAATTGCCGTGGTTCTTGGATTGCTGGTTTTGTTCATTGTCAGAAGGGCAGAAAGGAATAGAAGTGATGATAACATATATAACAGATCTGTTGCTGAAAAAATGTCCATTCGTAGCACCCCAAGATCATACATTGATGCAA GGCGTGTGGCCCAAACAATAAGGTTAGCAGCACTCGGGTTACCACCATATCGAGTTTTCACATTGGAAGAGATTGAAGATGCAACAAATAACTTTGACCCAACAAATTTGATAGGGGAAGGATCTCAAGGACAG CTCTATAAAGGTCGGGTAAGAGATGGTTCAGTGGTCCTGGTGAAGAGCCTGAAATTGAAGCAAAAACATTTGTCACAAAGTTTGATGCAGCACATGGATGTGTTATCCAAGCTGAGGCATAGGCATTTGGTCAGCATCCTTGGACACTGTATTGTCACTTATCAAGACCATCCCAATACAGCTAGCACTGTCTTTATTGTTCATGAACACGTCTCAAATGGATCACTGAGGGACTATCTTAATG ATTGGAGAAAGAAGGATATGCTAAACTGGCCACAGAGAATGGCAATTACCATAGGTGTTGCTAGGGGAGTCCAGTTCTTGCACACAGGGATTGCACCTGGCATATTTGGGAATAAATTGAAGATTGATAACATTTTGTTGGATGACAGCCTCACAGCAAAAATTAGCAGCTACAATATTCCCATGCCATTTAAG TTAGATTCAGAGAGCCCCCTCGGTGGACAAGACAATCATTTGAG AGCTGAAATTGCAGAAAAGGAGGATATTTATCAGCTGGGAGTTATTCTACTTCAGGTTATTACCGGGAAACTGATAACATCAGCTAGTGAAACGAATGAGCTAAAGCTAGAG CTAGAGAGGGGCTTGACAGAATCAAAATTAAGGGCTGCAACCGATCCCTCCATTCAAGGAACTTTTGCATATCAATCATTAAAGACCACAGTTGAAATTACCATCAACTGCCTCGGCAAAGATCCGAGCAAGCGCCCTTCAATTGAAGATGTTCTCTGGAATTTGCAGTACTCAATTCAAGTTCAAGAGGGATGGAACAGCAGTGGAAACCTAAGTACACAGATGTAG